The Vespa velutina chromosome 4, iVesVel2.1, whole genome shotgun sequence genome has a window encoding:
- the LOC124948671 gene encoding MLX-interacting protein isoform X2: protein MKLTSPKWNRFKGIRLRWKDKIRLNNVIWRCWHMQFILKQNTLVCQFASPLDVDTHNKPEAVVLEGKYWKRKLAAVTAEYKKWRMFYRNKILGWTNKDGTEVMESMDTLDWNNGMETSENFGTNTANAYGSTGGAHSGESMMVDEDYMELMTDTLFSTISSNQPIYFPDPREIARGASLADFIQPSLGPLQPNLDDFMDTLEPLQEFLNSKLPPVPEEEDMFRGGSLNANYPDIDLMTPINQMNELNEEATSKDERSSTVVLSVERGNGMQNLQYTGKIYNQSEAESSNVYRNDMDVEMNYRAAVEENFERSTATRTTRTATTTATAITTTTTTTTATTTTTATSTSNGQSTREKIRQENRRSGRISRVIQQTHQQTSQRADAYRQAVQSVQTVQRNSVYEQPPSQQQSSYAMEVQATVQLAAPVDNRIQVATLNDRSVVNATQISSMAAEVQNLVTAQQQSFVQSNAALPGTQQHRSTIRSLPPTPPMSTKPYKIVQPQPNTCYKLSNIGQNFNTQQQCKFTGNNFKTHHPAQQQVVSLPTQQSTQSPILLQCRSSGLDLTLQPTKLVPQSIQTTSEKEVFAVPKYQMKARNRSRSSSSLIPPRMNQLPLASAISDPALNLNNNVLLAHLLTNNTSGICTMNASTEKIIPTTNNQSGTVKHILPILPPTASATQVTTTHHIATPVTVQAIQTSSMQASQHQQQQQQGIQSSQQILLNNQTHPPQNSPGSPKDHSNAPSPQALSLSPLHSPMSIGSPLSPTRSYVKGESERGQYKEQRRVGHIHAEQKRRYNIKNGFDMLHSLIPQLNQNPNAKLSKAAMLQKGADYIKQLRAERNQLKEEMDNLRHQIECLNTSISNCQSMLPATGAPVSRHRTNKMKEMFDEYVRTRTRENWKFWIFSILLEPLMLSFNTSVSTASIEDLYRSTILWVEQHCSLVDLRPAVLNSLRYLCTATDILADPGRLPEEALAAVNRTERRRSIQ from the exons ATG AAGCTGACGTCGCCCAAATGGAATCGCTTCAAAGGGATCAGACTGAGATGGAAGGACAAGATCAGATTGAACAACGTTATCTGGAGATGCTGGCACATGCAGT TTATACTGAAGCAAAACACGTTGGTGTGCCAGTTCGCGTCGCCCCTGGACGTCGACACTCATAATAAGCCGGAG GCGGTCGTCCTGGAAGGCAAATACTGGAAGCGAAAACTTGCTGCGGTTACTGCGGAATATAAGAAATGGCGCATGTTTTACAGAAACAAAATTCTTGGCTGGACGAACAAGGATGGTACCGAGGTG ATGGAATCGATGGACACGCTAGATTGGAACAATGGCATGGAAACGTCGGAAAATTTTGGTACGAATACGGCGAACGCATATGGGAGCACCGGTGGGGCTCACAGCGGAGAGAGTATGATGGTTGACGAAGACTATATGGAGCTTATGACGGATACGCTATTCTCCACGATTAGTTCGAATCAACCTATATACTTTCCAGATCCCAGAGAAATCG CGCGCGGAGCGAGCCTGGCGGATTTCATTCAACCGAGCTTAGGACCACTCCAACCTAATCTCGACGATTTTATGGACACGCTCGAGCCTTTGCAAG AATTCTTGAACTCAAAGTTACCGCCTGTACCGGAAGAGGAGGACATGTTTCGAGGTGGTAGCTTAAACGCCAATTATCCCGATATCGATCTGATGACGCCGATCAATCAGATGAACGAACTGAACGAGGAGGCTACGTCGAAGGACGAACGCTCGTCGACGGTCGTCTTGTCCGTGGAACGGGGAAACGGCATGCAGAATCTTCAATATACCGGAAAGATATATAACCAGTCTGAGGCGGAGTCTAGCAACGTTTACAGGAATGACAT GGACGTAGAGATGAATTACAGGGCTGCCgtggaagaaaattttgaGAGGTCGACGgcgacgagaacgacgaggacggcgacgacgactgCGACGGCGattacgactacgacgactacgacgactgcgacgactacgacgactgcGACGAGTACGAGTAATGGTCAATCCACGCGTGAAAAGATCCGACAAGAGAATCGTCGATCCGGTAGAATAAGTCGCGTGATACAACAGACCCACCAACAGACATCTCAACGAGCTGACGCGTATCGGCAGGCCGTTCAAAGTGTACAAACGGTTCAACGTAATTCGGTCTACGAGCAGCCGCCGAGCCAGCAACAATCTTCTTATGCCATGGAAGTACAAGCGACGGTGCAATTGGCCGCTCCCGTCGACAATCGAATACAGGTAGCGACGTTGAACGATCGATCCGTCGTTAATGCGACCCAGATCTCCTCGATGGCCGCCGAGGTACAAAATTTGGTAACGGCCCAGCAGCAAAGCTTTGTGCAAAGTAACGCGGCATTGCCGGGCACTCAGCAGCACCGGTCCACCATAAGATCTTTACCGCCTACCCCGCCGATGTCTACGAAGCCTTATAAAATCGTTCAACCGCAGCCCAATACTTGTTACAAGCTATCGAACATCGGTCAAAACTTTAATACTCAGCAACAATGTAAATTCACCGGCAATAACTTTAAG ACGCATCATCCCGCTCAGCAACAAGTCGTATCGCTTCCAACGCAACAATCAACGCAATCGCCTATACTTTTACAATGCAGATCTTCCGGATTGGATCTTACATTGCAACCGACAAAATTAGTACCACAATCGATCCAAACTACGTCGGAGAAGGAAGTCTTTGCGGTGCCTAAG tacCAAATGAAAGCACGAAACAGATCTAGGAGCAGTTCTTCCTTGATACCTCCGAGGATGAATCAATTGCCCTTGGCCTCGGCAATTAGCGACCCTGCtctaaatttaaataacaatgtcTTGCTTGCGCACCTACTTACCAACA ATACGTCCGGTATATGTACGATGAACGCGTCGACCGAAAAAATAATACCAACGACGAATAATCAATCCGGCACGGTTAAACATATATTACCCATTTTACCGCCGACGGCTTCGGCCACCCAAGTAACGACTACTCATCACATTGCGACGCCAGTCACGGTTCAAGCTATACAAACTTCCTCCATGCAAGCATCGCagcatcaacaacaacaacaacag GGGATACAATCGAGTCAACAGATTCTCTTGAACAATCAAACTCATCCACCGCAGAACAGTCCTGGCTCGCCCAAGGATCATTCCAACGCGCCTAGTCCTCAAGCTTTGAGCCTGAGTCCTCTTCACAGTCCAATGAGCATCGGTAGTCCATTGTCGCCAACCCGAAGTTACGTTAAAGGAGAATCGGAACGTGGACAGTACAAGGAACAAAGAAGGGTCGGCCATATCCATGCCGAACAAAAGCGTAGATACAATATTAAGAATGGCTTTGACATGCTTCACAGTTTAATACCGCAGCTCAATCAAAATCCCAATGCAAAATTGAGTAAAGCTGCCATGTTACAAAAAGGAGCGgattatattaaacaattaaggGCAGAAAGGAATCAGCTCAAGGAGGAGATGGATAATTTGAGACATCAGATCGAGTGCCTTAATACTTCTATCAG TAATTGTCAATCCATGCTTCCTGCAACGGGTGCCCCAGTCTCGAGACACAGAACCAATAAGATGAAGGAAATGTTCGATGAATACGTTCGCACCCGTACTCGAGAAAATTGGAAATTTTGGATC TTTAGCATTTTGCTTGAACCCCTAATGCTATCCTTCAATACTTCGGTATCAACGGCGAGTATAGAGGACCTCTACAGAAGTACAATATTATGGGTCGAGCAGCATTGCTCGCTCGTAGATCTCAGGCCAG CTGTTCTCAACTCCCTAAGGTATCTGTGTACTGCCACTGATATTTTGGCAGATCCTGGTCGTCTGCCCGAGGAAGCACTCGCGGCGGTTAATAGAACGGAACGACGGCGATCCATACAGTGA